The following nucleotide sequence is from Ignavibacteriales bacterium.
TTCCACTCATTACTGAATCGGTTGCAGCCAAAACTCCGCCAACCGCTATCAGCGCCGCATTATAAGAGGATTCAGATACACGAGTATCTCCTTCATCAACAGTCTGCAATCCCTGCCTGCATGCCTGACGCAAATATTTCGAATGTTCAGGTGTATGCACTTTGGTTATCCAATCTTCGGGTGCCTCATCGATGATAAGGTGCTTGAGTTTGTGCCAAAGTTTTGTCTGCTGAAGATGCGATACAATTGCCTTCAACCGTTCAGGACTCTCCGGGTGTCCGGGTCCGGTATCGTGCTTCAGAAAATATTCGTTATAAACAAAACCTGTTCTTGAACTCAATGTAATTTACCTGTTCTGTATTCTTATGAAGATAATGATACTTTTCTTATTCGTCAAATCATAAGAAATCGTTGCTCAGATGATGGGGATTTTGTATATTATAACTCATCACAAACAAATTAATCATTAATGAACGAAAACAGTTTTACCGGTATCTTTGAATTAGACCGGAAAATCGGGGGGTTCCTTCGACAAATATCACTTGAGATAGAACCTAAAACAGGCGATCCATTCATTCGTCCCGATTTGGTGAGGGGATTTAATCTTCGTGAAGGTTGTTACATCGAAGTGAAAGTCCAACGCGGCAGGCGCGGCGGACATGAAGCCGCTTCGATAATTCACGTTAATGGAATGAAGCCGGAGAAATGGAGAGATGTAACGGAGTTCTCTGGTCGCACCGCAATCGATCCGAACGAAAGAATTAAACTAACCGTCGCCCCATCAGATACTTCTATGCGCGTGGTTGATCTTTTATGTCCTCTTGGAAAAGGACAACGCGCTTTGATTGTCTCTCCACCGAAAGCGGGGAAAACAATGTTGATGCAGCAATTCGCGCATGCTATCAGCGCGAATCATCCTGAAATTGAGTTGATAGTTTTGCTCGTGGATGAACGACCCGAAGAAGTAACCGAGATGCGGAGATCAATCAAGGGACAAGTATTCGGCAGTTCGAACGACAGTAACGCACAAAGTCATGTGAGGTTGGCGCGATTGGTTCTTGAGTTTGCAAAACGAAAAGTTGAAGCGGGTGCTGAAGTTGTGCTGCTGGTCGATTCGCTTACACGAATGGGCAGAGCATTCAACGCTTCCCAACGCAGCAGCGGAAGAACCATGTCTGGCGGTGTGGATATCCGCGCGCTTGAAATTCCGAAAAAAATATTCGGTGCGGCACGCGCTTTGGAAGGAGAAGGATCGTTAACAATACTCGCAACCGCGCTCATAGAAACGAATTCGCGCATGGATGAGCTGATCTTTCAGGAGTTTAAAGGTACGGGTAACATGGAATTGGTATTAGACCGCGAGCTCGCCGATCTGCGGATATTTCCCGCCATTAATATTCCGAAATCTGGAACTCGGAGGGAAGAATTGCTCTTTGGTGCCGATACGGGAAAGTATCAGTTGCTGAGACGTTCGCTCCACCGGATGAAACCGAAAGACGCGATGCTTACATTTTTGAAAGCGCTGCAAAAATTCCCCACCAATCAGAAACTATTATCACACATTTCCGATATCATATCTGAGTAATGGAATTCAGTATAAACGTCCCGGACAATTTTTCATTATGGCCGACTGTTTATAGCCACGGATGGTGCATCCTACCTCCATTTAAAGTCGATAAAGAAAATAAATCACTTGAAAGAATATTTAAATTAGGATCGGGGAAACACCTTGCCATCATGATTAAAGATGGCAAGAAGGGAAAAGTGAATATCTTTTCTAGATCAAAATTGAATAGTGTTGAGAAAAAGGATTTGATATCCCAGTTGAAATCGTGTTTAAGGATGGATGAAGATTATTCGGAATTTTATAAAGAGGCGCGTAATTATAAAGAATACTGTTGGATTCCGAAAATTGGCGCAGGGCGTTTGCTCCGGACTCCGACGGTTTTCGAGGACGTTGTAAAAATGATATGCACAACCAATTGCAGTTGGGCGCTTACCGAAATCATGGTAAATAATCTCTGCACGAAATTAGGGATGAAAGTTGAAGATTCCCGATTCATGTTCCCAACACCTGAAACGATTGGAGATTGTTCAGAAAAATATCTTAGGAGAGAGATTCGTGCCGGTTATCGCGCGCCATACATTCTTGAATTATCGCGAAGAATAACAGAGGGAAATATTGTTATTGAACAATGGCGTACAAGCGGTTTATCAACAGAAGAATTATTTAAAGAAGTTCGTTCTGTGAAGGGAATTGGTCCTTATGCCGCAGGGAATATTTTAAAACTTTTGGGACGTTACGATTATCTTGGTATTGATAGCTGGTGCCGGGGAAAATATTTTGAGATTCATCGAAACGGAAAAAAGTGCAGCGATAAAGTAATAGAAAATTATTATAAGCATTTCGGCAGGTGGAGGGGGCTATTTTTCTGGATGGATGTAACGAAAGATTGGTATTCTCAGGAATTCCCGTTCTGATGGCTGATTTTCAAGGTTTCTTTTAAAGAAAATGACAATGATTGAAGAATACAGACTTTCGTTGAAGATGCCCGAAGTGGAAGAGATTTTCGATCTCATTTTCTACAGACCGTTAGCTTTTCTTTTTGTTCAATCAATAAAGCGTTTCTCCATCACTCCGAACCAAATTACTTTTATCTCTATGATGTTCGGATTTTTTGCCGCATGGCAATTTAGCCACGGCACTTCTGAAGCATTAATTATTGGCGGTGCATTATTTGTTGTATCAAATGTATTAGATTGCGCGGATGGACAGCTTGCCAGAATACAAAAAAGCGGTTCATTGCTGGGGCGGGTTATAGACGGTGTGGCAGATTATATAGTCGGGCTTGCCGTTTTCATCAGTATAGGATTTGGGTTTGCTGCCATAAATCACGAGATGTGGATTCTTGTTATTCTCGCCGGATTTAGCACTGCTATGCATGCAATATTCTTCGATCATTATCAAAACGAATTTATGTCAACCGTAAGATCGGAGATCAATTTTCTCGATAAGGAAATTGAACAATTCAGCAGCGAAGTTGAAAGAATGAGGATTGAAAAAAGTAACAGTACGAAAATTATCTTTCTGATTCTTTATCTCAAATATTTAAATATACAAAAACAATTCGGTAAGAGATCGGATAATATTGGTTATGCTCCAGACCAATACAAAAAAGAAAATTCTGTTCTTATACGCTTTTGGAGTTTTATTGGTCCCACAACAAATAGAACAATTTTAATATTCTTTGCCTTTCTCGGAAGGATAGATATTTATCTCTGGGTAATTCTGATTGCAGGAAACTTATGGCTAATATTCTGTCGTGTTTACCAGTACAGTATTGATAATAAAAAGAAAACGTCTTCAGTCAATGCCTAAACAGGATCCGATTACATTTTTCAAACAATCGTTAAAGTCAGAATCATACTTTGCAGATGAGTTGGTGAACATTTATTTATTACGTCCGATTGCGGCGGTTATTGTTTGGATTTTTTATCCGACCAGAATCACTCCAAATCAGGTTACTCTGATGGCTATTCTTCTCGGACTGGCGAGCGCGGCTGCATACTCTTTTGGAACAGCGGCGGCAATTGCAACGGGCGGTGTTCTCATTGTAGCCAAAGATATTTTTGATGATGCTGATGGACAACTAGCGCGGGCTAAGAAGATTTATTCCCGCCGCGGACGCTTTCTGGATTCTATCGGCGATTTTATTGTTGATGTGGCACTATTTTCTTCAATAACTTACATCGTTTATATAGCGGAGCCAACCGGCTGGATAATGTTTCTTGGCATATTATCTTTTATCGGGATTACATTGAGAGTTTCGTATCATGTCTATTATCAGGTTTCTTTCTTTCATCTGGAAAATCAATACCCGCTCAACCGTACAGCAGAAGAAATAACCGAGGAAGATTTAGAAGGTGATCGTTTAGCCCTGAGGCTTCAGAAAATATTTATTTTAATTTATGGATGGCAGGATAAATTAATGCTCCGGATAGACCGGTGGTGTAAGGGAAGAAATTTTGATAAAAAGTTATTAGCAACCTGGTATTCAGACCGGTTGGCATTAAGAATATCCGGGCTATTAGGATTTGGTACAGAGTTTATGCTTATGTGTATTTGTTCATGGATCAATGAACTCCAGGCTTATCTGATTATTAATGTTATTGTTATGAATGGGATATGGATGGTAAGTATATTTTATCGCCGTTTTATACTTGCCAGAAATTTAGCATGATGAAATTTTGATCATCCTGTTTAACGTCAATTACCATCGCTTATATTCTTTAGTGCTTTTATAGATTCTTCGATATGTTTTTCAGCTTGCATCTGTGAGTTAAAAGTGTGAACCACAATTCCTTGTTTATCCACGATATAAGTAACCCTGCCGGCTATTAATCCGAAAAGATTAGATGGCACACCGAATAAATTTCGCACTTTATTCCCATCATCGCTCAATAAGATGTAATTTAAGTTGTGCTTTTTGGCGAACTGTTTATGACTTTCCACATTGTCGGAACTGATGCCGATGATTTCCGCATCTGCCATACGGAAAATCTCATACTGATCTCTGAAACTGCAAGCTTCTTTTGTGCATCCCGGACTGTCGTCTTTGGGATAAAAGTAAATAACCATATTTTTCTTACCAATTATAGCAGAGATATCAATCATTCTCCCGTTTTGGTCGGGGAGAGTGAATGCCGGGATACGACTGCCAATATCTATCTTATTCATACTGTTGCCTGAGAATAAATTTATATCACTGTTAAAAAAGAAATAAAGAAAAAATAAAATAAAATACACGGAGAGGTAAAAACGGTAAAAATTCCGCTGTCGGATGTAAAGTGTATTATCGGGATAGATGTTTCCCAATAATCCTTTGATCTCTCTGATAAAAACCGGTTTAATGTTAATGAGCCATCGATCAGTTTGGTAAACGGTTTTACGGAATCTACTTCGGTAATAACCCAAAGGCAGACCCCAAACCATAAACAATATCAACCATATGTTTTCGAGCCATTGCATAGTTTATCAATTATTTTTTGGAAACCATGGAATAAAAGTACTTGTTTTCTTCACATATTCTCTGTATTGTGGCTTGGTTTCTTTGAGTGTCTTTTCTAATAATGTCACCCCCGAAACTTTAATAATGAGAGTAGTCATAAGGAGTGAACCAAAAAAGGGCACATAGCTGC
It contains:
- a CDS encoding 3-methyladenine DNA glycosylase, with product MEFSINVPDNFSLWPTVYSHGWCILPPFKVDKENKSLERIFKLGSGKHLAIMIKDGKKGKVNIFSRSKLNSVEKKDLISQLKSCLRMDEDYSEFYKEARNYKEYCWIPKIGAGRLLRTPTVFEDVVKMICTTNCSWALTEIMVNNLCTKLGMKVEDSRFMFPTPETIGDCSEKYLRREIRAGYRAPYILELSRRITEGNIVIEQWRTSGLSTEELFKEVRSVKGIGPYAAGNILKLLGRYDYLGIDSWCRGKYFEIHRNGKKCSDKVIENYYKHFGRWRGLFFWMDVTKDWYSQEFPF
- a CDS encoding CDP-alcohol phosphatidyltransferase family protein, with product MPKQDPITFFKQSLKSESYFADELVNIYLLRPIAAVIVWIFYPTRITPNQVTLMAILLGLASAAAYSFGTAAAIATGGVLIVAKDIFDDADGQLARAKKIYSRRGRFLDSIGDFIVDVALFSSITYIVYIAEPTGWIMFLGILSFIGITLRVSYHVYYQVSFFHLENQYPLNRTAEEITEEDLEGDRLALRLQKIFILIYGWQDKLMLRIDRWCKGRNFDKKLLATWYSDRLALRISGLLGFGTEFMLMCICSWINELQAYLIINVIVMNGIWMVSIFYRRFILARNLA
- a CDS encoding peroxiredoxin, which encodes MNKIDIGSRIPAFTLPDQNGRMIDISAIIGKKNMVIYFYPKDDSPGCTKEACSFRDQYEIFRMADAEIIGISSDNVESHKQFAKKHNLNYILLSDDGNKVRNLFGVPSNLFGLIAGRVTYIVDKQGIVVHTFNSQMQAEKHIEESIKALKNISDGN
- the rho gene encoding transcription termination factor Rho, translating into MNENSFTGIFELDRKIGGFLRQISLEIEPKTGDPFIRPDLVRGFNLREGCYIEVKVQRGRRGGHEAASIIHVNGMKPEKWRDVTEFSGRTAIDPNERIKLTVAPSDTSMRVVDLLCPLGKGQRALIVSPPKAGKTMLMQQFAHAISANHPEIELIVLLVDERPEEVTEMRRSIKGQVFGSSNDSNAQSHVRLARLVLEFAKRKVEAGAEVVLLVDSLTRMGRAFNASQRSSGRTMSGGVDIRALEIPKKIFGAARALEGEGSLTILATALIETNSRMDELIFQEFKGTGNMELVLDRELADLRIFPAINIPKSGTRREELLFGADTGKYQLLRRSLHRMKPKDAMLTFLKALQKFPTNQKLLSHISDIISE
- a CDS encoding CDP-alcohol phosphatidyltransferase family protein; translated protein: MIEEYRLSLKMPEVEEIFDLIFYRPLAFLFVQSIKRFSITPNQITFISMMFGFFAAWQFSHGTSEALIIGGALFVVSNVLDCADGQLARIQKSGSLLGRVIDGVADYIVGLAVFISIGFGFAAINHEMWILVILAGFSTAMHAIFFDHYQNEFMSTVRSEINFLDKEIEQFSSEVERMRIEKSNSTKIIFLILYLKYLNIQKQFGKRSDNIGYAPDQYKKENSVLIRFWSFIGPTTNRTILIFFAFLGRIDIYLWVILIAGNLWLIFCRVYQYSIDNKKKTSSVNA